One part of the Bacteroidia bacterium genome encodes these proteins:
- a CDS encoding alanine--glyoxylate aminotransferase family protein: MFKLYSPGPVPVPNFVQDALSKAVIHHRSQEFEDFYEGFLKSLSYIFQTEHQVCACMGSGTYGVEMAIYSMFQPGERLVVSANGKFSKRWADYARYLGMEVQELANEWGEAPALKEVMDSLEENPHLQGLILTHSETSTGSLLDLEEIAFEVKRKYPHILILVDGITSIGSLPYFHDDWGIDCSVIASQKALMNPAGLVAFAFSPQGKEKLRETHPSDFQNLYNHLKAAQKNSSAFTPPVQLLFGVDAAMKHMEEESLPAIWNRVQQTARYFRKEIEEMGGKIFPSRPTDSLTAFSFEGKDSTAIKEFLEKEYKLILSGGQGELKGIILRVSHMGLFTQKDMEEVIKALKNALEQS; encoded by the coding sequence ATGTTTAAACTATATAGTCCTGGGCCAGTACCGGTTCCGAATTTTGTGCAGGATGCTTTATCCAAAGCGGTTATTCACCACAGAAGTCAGGAATTTGAAGACTTTTATGAAGGCTTTTTGAAAAGTCTTTCCTACATCTTTCAGACCGAACATCAGGTCTGTGCCTGTATGGGAAGTGGCACCTATGGGGTGGAAATGGCTATTTATAGCATGTTTCAGCCTGGAGAGAGGCTGGTAGTGAGTGCAAATGGTAAATTCAGTAAGCGTTGGGCTGATTATGCCCGCTACCTGGGGATGGAGGTACAAGAATTGGCAAATGAATGGGGAGAGGCTCCTGCTTTGAAGGAAGTTATGGATAGCCTGGAGGAGAATCCGCATTTGCAAGGCCTTATCCTGACACATTCTGAAACTTCAACAGGCTCTTTACTGGATTTAGAAGAAATTGCCTTTGAGGTTAAACGAAAATATCCTCACATCCTCATTCTGGTCGATGGAATTACAAGTATCGGCTCCCTGCCTTATTTCCATGATGATTGGGGCATTGATTGTAGTGTGATAGCTTCTCAAAAAGCCCTCATGAATCCGGCTGGCCTGGTAGCCTTTGCCTTTAGTCCACAAGGCAAGGAAAAACTTCGCGAAACTCATCCTTCCGATTTTCAAAATCTCTACAATCACCTCAAAGCTGCTCAAAAGAATAGTTCGGCATTTACTCCACCTGTGCAATTGCTCTTTGGGGTGGATGCTGCCATGAAGCATATGGAAGAAGAAAGCTTGCCTGCCATTTGGAACCGGGTACAACAGACCGCTCGCTATTTCAGAAAGGAGATAGAGGAAATGGGAGGAAAGATATTTCCCAGCCGGCCTACGGACTCATTGACTGCCTTTAGCTTTGAAGGAAAAGATAGTACGGCTATCAAGGAGTTTTTGGAAAAGGAATATAAACTCATCCTTTCCGGAGGTCAGGGTGAATTGAAAGGGATAATCCTTCGGGTATCCCATATGGGATTATTTACACAGAAAGACATGGAAGAGGTCATAAAGGCCTTGAAAAATGCCCTTGAACAATCTTAG
- a CDS encoding demethoxyubiquinone hydroxylase family protein, with product MPSNIDLKKRTEFFIRDLHARENMRLGWYRQFGIDQEKIRHLRERKSRHTAFLHDLLRKRGISPAWYARSFYVLGHIFGFFSAFLPLKFMNKIEDTLEFWILERYKKYLQEMHLDASLRSMIESLQLKKLNHNEPAPDAMDVIKKFIQEQEQKQWLAGAS from the coding sequence ATGCCGTCTAATATAGATTTAAAAAAGCGTACAGAGTTCTTTATCCGTGATCTTCATGCCAGAGAAAATATGAGACTGGGCTGGTATCGCCAATTCGGGATTGACCAAGAGAAGATCAGGCACCTTAGAGAAAGAAAATCTCGCCATACAGCTTTTCTACACGACCTCCTCAGAAAAAGAGGAATAAGTCCGGCCTGGTACGCACGTTCATTTTACGTACTCGGACATATATTTGGTTTCTTTTCTGCCTTTCTTCCCCTAAAGTTTATGAATAAAATCGAGGATACCCTCGAATTCTGGATTTTAGAGCGCTATAAGAAATATTTACAGGAAATGCACCTGGATGCCTCTTTACGTTCGATGATTGAGTCTTTACAACTCAAAAAACTCAACCATAATGAACCGGCTCCCGATGCTATGGATGTAATCAAGAAATTTATCCAGGAGCAAGAGCAAAAACAATGGTTGGCTGGAGCTAGCTAA
- a CDS encoding TIGR01777 family oxidoreductase → MSDSGLNILISGGTGFIGKHLVPKLTELGHTVSILSRSARESKDRYITYLKWNGQEMPMGIGVYDVIINLAGASIAEGKWSESRKKEILDSRISATAACVKYINSSPKKPKVFISASAVGYYGVKNHEEIDEKGKAGEDFAAKVCKEWEEESQKANCRTVNPRIGIVLGKGGGALKQLIPIYKAYLGGTLASGKQGFPWIHISDIVKSLIFCMENENINGPVNLVSPQVTEQKTFSNKLAKTLNRIDPFPAPKFALQFLLGERSLLLWGGQKAIPRVLQREKYIFEYSELDLALQDLV, encoded by the coding sequence ATGTCTGACTCTGGCCTAAATATTTTGATTAGCGGGGGGACCGGATTTATTGGTAAACACCTTGTTCCCAAGCTCACAGAACTGGGGCATACAGTCAGTATACTCAGTCGAAGTGCTCGAGAAAGCAAGGATCGATATATCACCTACCTCAAGTGGAATGGCCAGGAAATGCCTATGGGAATCGGAGTTTATGATGTGATCATAAATCTGGCGGGAGCCAGTATTGCAGAAGGCAAATGGTCAGAGAGCCGTAAAAAAGAAATCCTGGATAGCCGCATTAGTGCAACTGCGGCCTGTGTAAAATATATCAATAGTAGCCCCAAAAAACCCAAAGTATTTATTTCTGCTTCGGCTGTGGGATACTATGGGGTCAAAAACCATGAGGAGATTGATGAGAAAGGAAAAGCCGGGGAGGACTTTGCCGCAAAAGTGTGTAAAGAATGGGAAGAAGAATCGCAAAAAGCGAATTGCAGAACCGTGAACCCTCGGATAGGTATTGTACTAGGGAAAGGCGGGGGTGCCTTGAAGCAATTGATTCCGATCTATAAAGCTTATCTGGGAGGAACCTTGGCTAGTGGAAAGCAGGGCTTTCCCTGGATTCACATAAGCGACATCGTCAAATCCCTGATCTTTTGTATGGAAAATGAAAATATAAATGGTCCGGTAAACCTTGTATCTCCACAAGTAACCGAGCAAAAAACTTTTTCCAATAAGCTCGCTAAAACGCTCAATCGAATCGATCCATTCCCGGCTCCCAAATTTGCACTTCAATTTCTGTTAGGAGAAAGATCTCTTTTGCTTTGGGGTGGGCAGAAAGCCATTCCCCGCGTCCTTCAAAGAGAAAAGTACATATTTGAGTATTCCGAACTTGATCTTGCCCTTCAGGATTTGGTTTAA
- the deoC gene encoding deoxyribose-phosphate aldolase, protein MKARQIAEMIDHALLHPTLTEAQLISGIELAKKYQVASVCIKPYAVPLAAKLLQDSPVKVCTVIGFPHGNHSSEVKAYETTVAIKEGAEEIDMVVNVGKVLDEHWGYVKADIAAVQHVCQAEGVILKVIFENAFLPIAHHKIRLCEICSDLKVDYVKTSTGFGYVKDIEGNISSIGALDEDLILMRKHSAAEVKIKASGGIRNLEDALRVRELGANRIGASGTEKIVEEAISKFGA, encoded by the coding sequence ATGAAAGCCAGGCAAATTGCAGAAATGATTGACCATGCCCTTTTGCACCCTACCCTTACGGAGGCGCAATTGATCTCAGGTATAGAACTGGCAAAAAAGTACCAGGTCGCATCCGTATGTATCAAACCTTATGCGGTACCACTAGCGGCAAAGTTACTGCAAGATTCTCCGGTAAAAGTTTGTACGGTCATCGGCTTTCCACATGGAAATCATTCCAGTGAAGTAAAAGCCTATGAAACTACGGTAGCCATCAAAGAAGGAGCCGAAGAAATTGATATGGTGGTCAATGTAGGCAAAGTTCTGGATGAACATTGGGGCTATGTGAAAGCGGATATAGCAGCGGTTCAACATGTTTGTCAGGCAGAAGGGGTAATCCTGAAAGTAATCTTCGAAAATGCCTTTCTTCCCATCGCTCATCACAAAATTCGTCTCTGTGAGATTTGTAGCGATTTGAAAGTTGATTATGTAAAGACCTCGACAGGCTTTGGCTATGTAAAAGATATAGAGGGAAATATTAGCAGCATCGGGGCATTGGATGAGGACCTGATTCTCATGCGTAAACATAGTGCAGCAGAAGTAAAAATTAAAGCCTCAGGAGGCATACGAAATTTGGAAGATGCCCTGCGCGTTCGAGAACTGGGCGCCAACAGAATCGGTGCATCGGGTACAGAAAAAATTGTAGAAGAAGCGATTAGCAAATTTGGAGCTTAA